The segment TCCTGGAATAGAGAGCTGTCAGATTGATGCTGAAGGGAGCTGCGGGCACGGAGCATCCAGGGTGTTAATCACGTTTCCTAGGGACGTGAACCTGTGAAGCGATATTCGGGTCTCTGCgcttctgttctgttgttttcGGCTGGAAGGACCCTTCATCTGTAACCTGGCAGCTGTGAGCTCTGAGATGTACTTCAGAGGCTGCAGTTAAATCGCTGTAAGGGTCAGAGTAGGAGCGGCGCTCACGCCGGGCCGGTTAGCTCAGTTGGTTAGAGCGTGGTGCTAATAACGCCAAGGTCGCGGGTTCGATCCCCGTACGGGCCAGCGCGgaacttttgctttttcttctcttttattttttttatcccacTCCGACACAGCGCCTCCCATCCCACGGAGCGTGCGCGTTCTCCCCCCGCCCGTCACGCTGTGCTTTATCTCCGTACATCGCTGGCCGTCCGCCGCCCGTAGGTGTCTCTCGCTGCTCACGCTCTGGACGAGCCTCGGGAGCTTTTTGCCCCCTCGCTGCCGCCGTCGGTACCGTGAGCTCCCGCCCCGGGCCGCCATCGTGCTGCGGCCCCGACAGCCGCCCGTGGTGGCGATGCTGCTGCCGCCCGCTGCCGCCTGCCGGGATGGCGGCTCCTGAGGCGGGGGGCACCCAGCCGCCGCCGCGCCCTCCCCCCCCGCCCGCAGCCGTGCTGCACAACGCGGCCCAGCAGCTGCGGAGCGTGGCCCGGCGCGTGGCCCTGCAGCGCGGCACGGCACTGCCGCCAGCACGGCGCCTCCTCCCGCAGGTAGGGGCAGGGGAACGGCCGCGCTGCAGGGGGGGCACTATGTTGGGAAGCGTGGCAGTGCAGCGGAACAGAATGCACGGGGAGATGGGGAGGCACCGTGCCTGGACGTGTCCGGGAACCGTGGGGAGCTGGCACTGATGGTCagtgggctggggttggactgggtggTCTAAAGAGGACTTGAATCATTTTTGACCCTGGGGTAAGGCAGgtggctgctgcttccttggGGGAGAGGAGGCAGTGAGGGGTTGGGCAAAGCTAAGGCAGGAACTTGGAAGAAGGgagaatgggaaggaaaggtAAGAGGAAGCATGGAGCATGTGGTACCATTCATCATTTCCAAGTTTCCTTGAACAGAGCACTTAGTGCTGTGTGTCCTGGGGCTGGCATTCAGCACCATCATGTTACAGCCCGCAGTTCTCCTGCACTTGGTTCGATGAAGGCTACAAATGTGCCCTGCtgatggcagtgctgctgtcccagAACTTGGCCTTGcaggacacagtgctgcagtgtaaCCTGGGACTTTACATGCTTTAGTTGGCAGCAATTAGGTTGCTTAGGAAAGCCATAGCTTGAAGGAAAAGAATCTGTGCTTTGACATTAAATCGGTGTTTTGATGcattgaaatggaaatggaatgaTATGCACTCGTTTCTTTATGCCTTGCTTTAAAGGTACATAGGTATCATATTGGTAAACACTATGTTCATCTAACAGATGCATTATTTGTGTAATctcagctcttccttttttttccacaaaagcaGCTGGAAGCCATTTGTGTTCGAGTTCAGCCAGGACagatgaaggaaacagaaaggcCAGTGCCACCCTCGGCACCAATCCAGCCCAAAACTGTGATGCTGAGTCAGTCGGTTGGTAGAAATTCGAGCGTGCCAGGACTCGGCATTATTAATCCCCAGATAATTAAGATACAGCCTGTTACAGGACCTGAGCGGCAGCAGCAGTTTCTCCTGCATAATTCTTCTGAGTCTCCAGTTCAGTTGCTTATGCAGAAACCTTTGCCATCTCATGGATCAGTGCCTGTGAACAAGACTCCTACAAGTAAGGTGCTAAACGGACAGAAAACTACACGTGCCACAGCATCACCTGCGAGGTCTTCAAACATTGCAGCCAGCTCAACAAACACTCTGATGCCATGCCttgataaaaagcaaaaaggtgACAAGCTAAAAAGGTCTTTGAAAGTGAAAACTCGTTCTGGACGGATTTCACGCCCTCCGAAGTACAAGGCTAAAGAttataaattcattaaaatggAGGATTTGGCTGATGGTCATCAGTCTGATTCTGATGACTACTCTGAGCTGAGTGtggaagatgatgaagaagGAAAGGTGAAGGGGAAGGATGCACTGTTCAATTGCTCAAATTATAATCTGAAACCCAAAATGTTCAAGTGTCAGACTTGTGAAAAATCCTACATAGGAAAAGGAGGGTTAGCAAGGCACTATAAACTTAACCCTGGTCACGGACAGATGGAGTCTGTACCTCAAAAAACACCCTTAAATAAACCTAATGGAAGTATGTTTGTGGACAGTCTGTGTGGAATAGGAGAGGAAATTATGAGTCCGGTGCATTTGAATTCAATTGCTGTCACTTTAAACAATGAAGATGCACTACCTGCCAATGTGGAAGAAACTGCTGGCTCGCAGGTTGAACAGGTAAAGTGTGTTACAGCTGTCGGTTTTGTACAAGCCAGAAGGGCAGTTTTACAGCTGCATACTGTACTCGTTTAACTGAGTTCCTACTGAcaacagtgtatttttaagaCTGAAGATAGAAATTTAAATGCATGTGAATTCACTTGTACATCTTGTTAGTTGAGCACAGGAGTCCTGTACTGCTCAGCAATATCCACTAGTACTAGTACCAAAGCTGGTACACGGATAgatagaggaaaacaaacaagagcttTAGAGTTATGCTTGTATTCAGCCTTGTGTTTGTTTAAtatcctgtttattttttgcccAGGCTAAGGATGTCATTATAAAATTATGCTGTACTTAAAGCACtgtttaaaatgatgaaaaaaatacccttatttttcttctaattaagaCTTGTGagtctgcagaaagcagaaacctGTTGGTGGAACAACAGAATGAAAGCAGTTCAGGACAGCGGGGGCCCATAACAGCAAAAGGACCTGGAAGACCCAGACGAACAAAGAGCCGCGGTCGACCAAGGATGGGAGGAAGATCCAGGTGTTCTGGAAGGCTTAGCAGACCTGGTCAGTCCCCTTCAAAGTCCCTTAGTAGTGTGTCAACAGAACGCAGtgtattcagaagaaaagctagGTTAAAAGAGGTACGGTTCTCCTCTGCAATTGTTTCATAAGTATCTTTTTCtgagttgttttggttttagtttttgAATCACTGCAAAGATTCGTTTTCAGACGGATTGATAGCTGGTGTTCCTGTTTACTGATGAAAGCCTAAGGCattttctaagaagaaaatattaatgatgGCTTTtagggggagaaaaagggaaaatgggtACACTGTGGGAAGAGCCTTTTGACATGTAGatgtcttgcttttcttctgaagaagttGCTTGCTACTGTTGTGCATCACCTCTGgtagaataaaaagaaataaactcaACTGAAGTTTGGCAGTGTTTCTAAACATCACCAGCCCTCCCCACCTCGTAAGCTCCTGGGAGAAGACAGAACAAGGGTTAAAATCCACACAGCTCacaggattttttgtttgtttcctataTGTTGCTGTAGACTTTATTTACTTTATGTTACTAAGTCTTTATTCTTACTAAgtcattattctttttctgattttgcaACATTTCTGGGACTGAGTGTTGTCTGTAAACATGGCTAGTAATTGTTTTGAGGTATTTCTCATTTAAGTTTGCTTCTGTTCTCTAAGCTCTTAATCATACAGTACGTATATCCTTCCCTTCAGCCTTTTTCCAAGAGGCAAACTTACTCCTAGCTTGTGTTTTTATAGGACTGAGAGCCTGCTGTGTGTTGTCTATTTGAAATAGAGAAGTCACTGTAGTTTAAGGTActtacagcaaagcagcactgttATGTTCTGCATGAGGGCTGCATTAACCTATGTAGGCTACTTTGCTCTAATAAACTCATTATGGCTTTTGACAGCTAATACAACAATGTGGTAATGAAGACTTGATGGAGCTGGCTCTCCCACGTCTTACAGAGCTTGTTACAGTGTATGAATTCCTGCTGATGAAGGTGGGATTATTATTgtatcatttttaatgtaaagacATGAATTATTTTAGGGAGACTTTCATTAATATATGCAAAAAGATTCCACAAGCAATGTACCTGTTTTTTCAGAGTGAGAATTGTGCAGAATGTAGATGTTCTAtattcagttcttcagttctACACAGGTAAAATGTTGATAGGTCTTATTGAAAGTCTAACTCTGCTGCTTGGTCCAGTGGTGTTTCTGAAAATTCCATAGATTTAATCTGACTGatagtatttttaaacactgaacaaaacaaaagatttttctttcatgttatttGAAATATACAGGAGGAAAcaacacatttcttctcttaatTCCAGGTTGAAAAAGGTTGTCCAGCCAAAGCTTCCTTCCCTGATGTGTATAGAGAGTTTGAAGAGTTGCATAATATGGTAAAGAAAATGGCTTATGATTACCTCAGTAATTCTGATTttctgagctgccagcagcatattgaaataaaagatgCTAAGGTAACAAAATACTTGGCTTGGAACTGGGATTTTTTGGtctatttttagatttttttttttctttaatattttctttgatactttttttttttttttaaatctcgGTAAAGTTACTTgaacaaaatgtgttttctgatgaGCAAAAGTGGTATTGTTTATAAAGTACAAAAAccaagcaaagagaaaaagaaatccataatAAAACTACAGTTCTAGTGTGTGGCAATACAGATATAActagaacaacaaaaaaaacaagaaaccatCAGTTCTAGCAGTTCTGATTTTTCATACCTGTGTGCATGTAGAGTGCCGTGAAGCTGCACATTACCACAGGGTGTGTTCAACATTAGAAATATATTATGATATTTAGTTAGGAGGAAGAGGGctgtatttaaaacaagaaaccTTGATTTAAAGGTCGTGGTTTCATTGCAAACCAATGAACAAACCAATGGACAAACTGAATGCTTCTGTGCAATTCAGTCATACTAGCAAATATAAAAGGTAGAGAGTAAACTTAAGAAATTACAAAGCATTGTTTTAATAACTGCAGACTCATTGTATATACAGTTGTGTCTAGAAAGACTTTGTGTTAATGTGGATCTGTTAATCTTTTATTTCGTCTGTATTCCTCCTGATTGGAATAAAACAGATCTTTGTAcgtaacatttttgttttcccttctctgtttgCAGTAgcaaaaacactattttccatATTGCCACCAACAAAATTTGTAATAATGTGTTCGTTAGGGTATGTCTGAACTGAACTTGCAACCACAGTGAGAGGGGAACACACTGGAAAACTCAGAGTAGAAGAGGTAGAGAGAGGATGCTGTTCTTATAATAATCCCAGGTTAAGTAATGAAGTCCTCTGTGGGCTGTTAGTAGCGgttgatgttttttctttttttaatcatgacATTCACTATATGTACAGAAGAACTTCCTAGAGTTACTGCCTGCTCATCTGgctgttttgtagctgatttTACCAAAGATGTTTCTATTCAGAGAAATGAAGGTGCACTGAGTAAAAAGGCTGTCAGTCCCAAAATGGAACCTgattcctgct is part of the Coturnix japonica isolate 7356 chromosome 5, Coturnix japonica 2.1, whole genome shotgun sequence genome and harbors:
- the ZNF839 gene encoding zinc finger protein 839 isoform X4, which gives rise to MKETERPVPPSAPIQPKTVMLSQSVGRNSSVPGLGIINPQIIKIQPVTGPERQQQFLLHNSSESPVQLLMQKPLPSHGSVPVNKTPTSKVLNGQKTTRATASPARSSNIAASSTNTLMPCLDKKQKGDKLKRSLKVKTRSGRISRPPKYKAKDYKFIKMEDLADGHQSDSDDYSELSVEDDEEGKVKGKDALFNCSNYNLKPKMFKCQTCEKSYIGKGGLARHYKLNPGHGQMESVPQKTPLNKPNGSMFVDSLCGIGEEIMSPVHLNSIAVTLNNEDALPANVEETAGSQVEQTCESAESRNLLVEQQNESSSGQRGPITAKGPGRPRRTKSRGRPRMGGRSRCSGRLSRPGQSPSKSLSSVSTERSVFRRKARLKELIQQCGNEDLMELALPRLTELVTVYEFLLMKVEKGCPAKASFPDVYREFEELHNMVKKMAYDYLSNSDFLSCQQHIEIKDAKVAESLGIPEITAGQQKMRGVDSCSQHIIKMVSEQVPVETLGRKRLAESSGEELLPSAKRTKLEDVMENVNNAYSSQDEVKEKSGNLCTLFEKDGLNPLNREILLSEDRRVTCCTAGSMLPAEEECNLFVDSEVRIDAENSGTFSQTVELRIEYSQPVDRQGPGISADTSLLHTEIVLPVEAGSSPELAEAHLVSQNTAGGLSAPEPCNSESEHAVGIQSTDLAMSEENGLNQKCQTPQEENQNFAMKGQSGQFHDAGVAEMQEMEKAFSIHVPINHPHGAQAELHQNAVQESSLSAGVNHDCAYNNVNEFSCGTEEQHELENTVTDQTVAFEITDESHDFFTQGHEQIFIQTSDGLILSHPDAAVLSQAEGIVIVTDSDGTTMHIRTPDGIPLETVEALLAMEADGQSEDVLLSQSELEP
- the ZNF839 gene encoding zinc finger protein 839 isoform X2 codes for the protein MAAPEAGGTQPPPRPPPPPAAVLHNAAQQLRSVARRVALQRGTALPPARRLLPQLEAICVRVQPGQMKETERPVPPSAPIQPKTVMLSQSVGRNSSVPGLGIINPQIIKIQPVTGPERQQQFLLHNSSESPVQLLMQKPLPSHGSVPVNKTPTSKVLNGQKTTRATASPARSSNIAASSTNTLMPCLDKKQKGDKLKRSLKVKTRSGRISRPPKYKAKDYKFIKMEDLADGHQSDSDDYSELSVEDDEEGKVKGKDALFNCSNYNLKPKMFKCQTCEKSYIGKGGLARHYKLNPGHGQMESVPQKTPLNKPNGSMFVDSLCGIGEEIMSPVHLNSIAVTLNNEDALPANVEETAGSQVEQTCESAESRNLLVEQQNESSSGQRGPITAKGPGRPRRTKSRGRPRMGGRSRCSGRLSRPGQSPSKSLSSVSTERSVFRRKARLKELIQQCGNEDLMELALPRLTELVTVYEFLLMKVEKGCPAKASFPDVYREFEELHNMVKKMAYDYLSNSDFLSCQQHIEIKDAKVAESLGIPEITAGQQKMRGVDSCSQHIIKMVSEQVPVETLGRKRLAESSGEELLPSAKRTKLEDVMENVNNAYSSQDEVKEKSGNLCTLFEKDGLNPLNREILLSEDRRVTCCTAGSMLPAEEECNLFVDSEVRIDAENSGTFSQTVELRIEYSQPVDRQGPGISADTSLLHTEIVLPVEAGSSPELAEAHLVSQNTAGGLSAPEPCNSESEHAVGIQSTDLAMSEENGLNQKCQTPQEENQNFAMKGQSGQFHDAGVAEMQEMEKAFSIHVPINHPHGAQAELHQNAVQESSLSAGVNHDCAYNNVNEFSCGTEEQHELENTVTDQTVAFEITDESHDFFTQGHEQIFIQTSDGLILSHPDAAVLSQAEGIVIVTDSDGTTMHIRTPDGIPLETVEALLAMEADGQSEDVLLSQSELEP
- the ZNF839 gene encoding zinc finger protein 839 isoform X1, with protein sequence MAAPEAGGTQPPPRPPPPPAAVLHNAAQQLRSVARRVALQRGTALPPARRLLPQQLEAICVRVQPGQMKETERPVPPSAPIQPKTVMLSQSVGRNSSVPGLGIINPQIIKIQPVTGPERQQQFLLHNSSESPVQLLMQKPLPSHGSVPVNKTPTSKVLNGQKTTRATASPARSSNIAASSTNTLMPCLDKKQKGDKLKRSLKVKTRSGRISRPPKYKAKDYKFIKMEDLADGHQSDSDDYSELSVEDDEEGKVKGKDALFNCSNYNLKPKMFKCQTCEKSYIGKGGLARHYKLNPGHGQMESVPQKTPLNKPNGSMFVDSLCGIGEEIMSPVHLNSIAVTLNNEDALPANVEETAGSQVEQTCESAESRNLLVEQQNESSSGQRGPITAKGPGRPRRTKSRGRPRMGGRSRCSGRLSRPGQSPSKSLSSVSTERSVFRRKARLKELIQQCGNEDLMELALPRLTELVTVYEFLLMKVEKGCPAKASFPDVYREFEELHNMVKKMAYDYLSNSDFLSCQQHIEIKDAKVAESLGIPEITAGQQKMRGVDSCSQHIIKMVSEQVPVETLGRKRLAESSGEELLPSAKRTKLEDVMENVNNAYSSQDEVKEKSGNLCTLFEKDGLNPLNREILLSEDRRVTCCTAGSMLPAEEECNLFVDSEVRIDAENSGTFSQTVELRIEYSQPVDRQGPGISADTSLLHTEIVLPVEAGSSPELAEAHLVSQNTAGGLSAPEPCNSESEHAVGIQSTDLAMSEENGLNQKCQTPQEENQNFAMKGQSGQFHDAGVAEMQEMEKAFSIHVPINHPHGAQAELHQNAVQESSLSAGVNHDCAYNNVNEFSCGTEEQHELENTVTDQTVAFEITDESHDFFTQGHEQIFIQTSDGLILSHPDAAVLSQAEGIVIVTDSDGTTMHIRTPDGIPLETVEALLAMEADGQSEDVLLSQSELEP
- the ZNF839 gene encoding zinc finger protein 839 isoform X3, translated to MAAPEAGGTQPPPRPPPPPAAVLHNAAQQLRSVARRVALQRGTALPPARRLLPQQLEAICVRVQPGQMKETERPVPPSAPIQPKTVMLSQSVGRNSSVPGLGIINPQIIKIQPVTGPERQQQFLLHNSSESPVQLLMQKPLPSHGSVPVNKTPTSKVLNGQKTTRATASPARSSNIAASSTNTLMPCLDKKQKGDKLKRSLKVKTRSGRISRPPKYKAKDYKFIKMEDLADGHQSDSDDYSELSVEDDEEGKVKGKDALFNCSNYNLKPKMFKCQTCEKSYIGKGGLARHYKLNPGHGQMESVPQKTPLNKPNGSMFVDSLCGIGEEIMSPVHLNSIAVTLNNEDALPANVEETAGSQVEQTCESAESRNLLVEQQNESSSGQRGPITAKGPGRPRRTKSRGRPRMGGRSRCSGRLSRPGQSPSKSLSSVSTERSVFRRKARLKELIQQCGNEDLMELALPRLTELVTVYEFLLMKVEKGCPAKASFPDVYREFEELHNMVAESLGIPEITAGQQKMRGVDSCSQHIIKMVSEQVPVETLGRKRLAESSGEELLPSAKRTKLEDVMENVNNAYSSQDEVKEKSGNLCTLFEKDGLNPLNREILLSEDRRVTCCTAGSMLPAEEECNLFVDSEVRIDAENSGTFSQTVELRIEYSQPVDRQGPGISADTSLLHTEIVLPVEAGSSPELAEAHLVSQNTAGGLSAPEPCNSESEHAVGIQSTDLAMSEENGLNQKCQTPQEENQNFAMKGQSGQFHDAGVAEMQEMEKAFSIHVPINHPHGAQAELHQNAVQESSLSAGVNHDCAYNNVNEFSCGTEEQHELENTVTDQTVAFEITDESHDFFTQGHEQIFIQTSDGLILSHPDAAVLSQAEGIVIVTDSDGTTMHIRTPDGIPLETVEALLAMEADGQSEDVLLSQSELEP